In Drosophila santomea strain STO CAGO 1482 chromosome 3L, Prin_Dsan_1.1, whole genome shotgun sequence, a single window of DNA contains:
- the LOC120449387 gene encoding talin-2 isoform X1, which produces MSTLSLRIQLEGGRVTKTIQFQPNTTVFDACKVIRDKFAEAVQGQPSEYGLFISDEQNQQGVWLEPGRTLGYYILHNQDTLEYRRKTRTLRVRMLDGAVKTILVDDSQPVSQLMVVICTKIGITNHEEYGLVREDNEAQNENLPDNKFGTLTLKRKIMEKDRDAKMESLRKKLKTDDEMNWVDVSRTLREQGIDEAETVLLRRRFFFSDQNIDSRDPVQLNLLYVQARDAILDGTHPVTQDKACEFAGIQVHIQFGPHNEAKHKTGFLDLKDFLPQSYVRTKGIEKKIFSEHRKHADLSEIDAKVLYTKTARELPTYGVTFFLVKEKMNGKNKLVPRLLGVTKDSVLRLDEHTKEILISWPLTTVRRWGASPNTFTLDFGDYANQYYSVQTTEAEQIVQLIAGYIDIIIKKKQTKDHFGIEGDEGSTMVEESVAPSKATFLQHETNRMEQLNVESLAHPGIMRPYDGERSYMENEVQTVQYGAFVGQVNHAHQPPSTKEVRISSVNLTEPQRALLGYISAGQDVLIRADEELRTRAPIQELGSDLRSIEWRENTLDTSKQAVSSHVATMSAATAQIITASHPDEVDTEAISASVSQIAQTIPEVTKEVRLIAALMENDTNGDQLLEAARNLCSAFSDLLKAAEPESKEPPQHLINAASRVGEATTHVLSTIAEEEVPENRDLHDMLLALAKAVANTTAALVLRAKNIAASCEDEQARNRVIGAASQCALATSQLVACAKVVAPTLHNAACREQLEAAAQNVARAVNSLCEVCNEASNDPKLKADLLAAARDVSKSLTDMLEHVKLSSREHANRTSTELSPVENVIIGTDILVSTHDPQEMVRHARTLGQTTAQLIQSIKGEADQQQDADMKRHLLSAAKQLADATAKLVEAARLCSSNPHDSDNQNALRKAAEELREITTTAANTPAMKRGLIQRLEFCSKQAASAATQCISAAQNAVQHSQDHQTKETLLQDCKRVADTIPRLVTSLKTTRAQPDDPNAQLNLIEAAEQFVEPALQVSKSSRALQPTVTDIPSATQLSKGALHLGQCVSELHSVAQRARDACGGQELESALEEVRKLHDVLDDTRQAAIAGQLRPLPGQTVENTADELRKSAKNVGIALSQLLSSVLHNQRSYAGAAGRDTALALGDFTRSVHGVAATTQNPAIIDCADDVVTSSARLIEQAQRTLQGASNPEALTQAGREVTGALSATVDCIPGQREVDVALRNVSELSEILSMSEFPPSSRPYATLQSELKQVAEQLSSAGGEIVVSYSSPALLAESSQNFAANYRDLLSVSMEMAGQTQEEEVRSHMIDSLRHVSTQSCSLLSTAKSIAADPGQPNAKNLLHAAARGVTESINQLVDASIQSAPGQKECDNAMRNIEALRLMLDYPHEPINELGYFDCVEQATGKSRNLGYAISEMINNAKQSQHVEFSQSVNNVNDSIQGLIESSSQAAYLIGVSHPSSVAGRPGIIDQAQLTWAYQGIRQHCDIVSSQQSTKPQMISALTVIAKHTSYLCSICRQASMNTSNPVAKNEFIVLAKQVATATSDLVQAIKAIEEQPSGGSRERLVDPLLEAVKAVRQYASSSEFSSVPAKISAEGRKAQEPVIQAGRGVIDGVVEMVKAAKSLALTPDNPPVWQQLSMHSTPVSESVKRLVDNIRDKAPGQAQCEQVLHTLGTCTRELDSCALAVNAQGLSQRRDNNLHGFSGQTMNSASELIDKLEPIRVAGKNNAEQLGHAVGEISRYVVPMVNGAIGACTHIVHSQQQMSLIQQTRSVVESAITLVQSAKDSAGNPRATHAHPRLDDAIDGTREAIQELQQTVEKINAETGIVTGLMEQVNRSITRLTDKRQSLLNASYSDTFVDYQTRMVARAKEIASLANEMNAKSSVEPSALPQLAVDMTQNYQQLTQDSVGASTTTSSPDVAMRIRTTVVDLGRSVSSMIQSSAGGARPNDVGAQKEIARSAREVSEKVAQVLAALQAGSRGTQACINAAHTVSGIIGDLDTTIMFATAGTLHSDGDGSFADHREHILQTAKALVEDTKVLVTGAAGTQDQLANAAQNAVSTITQLAEAVKRGACSLGSAQPDSQVMVINAVKDVASALGDLINCTKLASGKSINDPSMQDLKESARVMVLNVSSLLKTVKAVEDEHTRGTRAMEATVEAISQEIRAMHTPPPVGNTQVGPEDLIRVTMNVTAATAKAVAAGTSNLQTDIVSAANLGRRAISEMLIVCRSVAWNCAETEELRTRTLEAGTAVGESYRDLLSGILHNCSADDRMHLSRRVAKCVTDLVAMARLLKGSDWIDPEDPTVIAENELLGAAASIDAAAKKLASLRPRRQADVKIELDENMKFDEMILEAAKGIMGASAALVRAANAAQRELIDTGKVARRPLTSSDDGQWSEGLISAARLVAAATHSLVEAAQNLVRGVGTEVMLISTAKQVAASTAQLLIACKVKSNPNSEAGRRLQAAGNAVIKSTDNLVHSAQQGLEVEEERSLTINTSMVNGMTQEINARSAVLRKEKELEEARQLLKNVRHAQRYAKNAQGFTTDESDTEYAYRSQNNTLGRSGYYGSSEMPSSPSYLSGGQQQKHHYNYASPQPQHFHHPGAVSPPPSNYPPMDDPNGDFPPPPPPLSTTISNMQTATSGHSFRPNPKLTANAVPRPYPGSPGGNNGLNSAPTTSGTPTNTNYQQSYESSSIKTLNSSPPAVPKKPTANRNLAACVQDLHDKTFGQGGVVQLTGGNGYPGQNYEGYTSRYETRNFDKSANNTTSSSSELGAVKPLESSFSQMTLNTDGGKISIVDQGSERLTSMTQRVMERKSFTTTTESRSETKTEKHSFRLD; this is translated from the exons ATGTCCACACTATCGCTGCGCATCCAACTGGAGGGTGGTCGGGTGACCAAGACCATACAGTTCCAGCCCAACACCACAGTCTTCGATGCCTGCAAGGTCATTCGCGATAAGTTCGCCGAGGCAGTACAAGGACAAC CCAGCGAATATGGCCTGTTTATCTCTGACGAGCAGAACCAGCAGGGAGTTTGGTTGGAACCGGGACGTACCCTGGGATACTACATACTGCACAACCAGGACACGCTGGAGTATCGCCGCAAGACGCGAACCCTGCGTGTTCGTATGTTGGATGGCGCTGTAAAGACCATTCTGGTGGATGACTCCCAACCAGTGTCGCAGCTTATGGTGGTCATCTGCACAAAGATCGGCATCACCAATCACGAGGAATACGGATTGGTGCGCGAGGACAACGAGGCGCAAAATGAGAATCTGCCGGACAACAAGTTCGGCACGCTCACCCTCAAGCGCAAGATTATGGAGAAGGATCGGGATGCCAAAATGGAGAGTTTGCGCAAAAAACTGAAGACGGACGATGAAA TGAACTGGGTGGATGTGAGTCGCACCTTGAGGGAGCAGGGCATAGATGAGGCGGAAACTGTTTTGCTCCGTCGGCGCTTTTTCTTCTCGGACCAGAACATCGATTCTCGAGACCCCGTGCAATTGAATTTGCTGTATGTCCAAGCCAGGGATGCCATTCTGGATGGAACGCATCCAGTCACCCAAGACAAAG CTTGCGAGTTTGCTGGCATCCAAGTGCATATTCAATTTGGACCGCATAATGAGGCCAAGCACAAGACCGGATTTTTAGA CTTGAAGGACTTTCTGCCTCAGTCTTATGTGCGCACCAAGGGAATCGAGAAGAAAATCTTTTCGGAGCACCGAAAGCATGCGGATCTATCTGAAATCGACGCCAAAGTCCTGTACACTAAGACCGCCCGGGAGTTGCCCACCTACGGTGTGACCTTCTTTCTGGTCAAGGAGAAGATGAATGGCAAAAACAAGCTGGTTCCCCGTCTGCTCGGAGTGACCAAGGATTCGGTGCTGCGCCTGGACGAGCACACCAAAGAGATTTTGATCTCGTGGCCCTTGACAACAGTTCGACGTTGGGGCGCCTCGCCAAACACCTTCACCCTGGACTTTGGCGACTACGCCAATCAATACTACTCGGTGCAGACGACGGAGGCCGAGCAGATTGTCCAGCTTATTGCTGGCTACATCGACATTATTATTAAGAAGAAACAGACTAAGGATCATTTCGGCATTGAAGGCGATGAGGGATCCACAATGGTGGAAGAGTCAGTGGCCCCATCCAA AGCCACCTTCTTGCAACACGAAACGAATCGCATGGAGCAACTAAATGTGGAGAGCTTGGCTCATCCGGGCATTATGCGTCCTTATGATG GCGAGCGCTCTTATATGGAGAATGAAGTGCAGACCGTGCAGTACGGTGCCTTCGTCGGCCAGGTGAACCATGCCCACCAGCCGCCCTCG ACTAAGGAAGTTCGCATTAGTTCTGTAAATCTGACGGAGCCACAGCGAGCTCTGCTGGGTTACATTTCCGCTGGCCAGGATGTCCTCATTCGCGCTGACGAGGAGCTGCGCACTAGG GCACCCATCCAAGAGCTGGGCAGCGATTTGCGCTCCATTGAATGGCGTGAGAACACCCTAGACACTTCCAAACAGGCGGTTAGCAGTCATGTGGCCACTATGAGCGCTGCCACTGCCCAAATTATAACCGCCTCTCATCCGGATGAAGTGGATACGGAAGCCATATCGGCATCGGTCTCCCAGATCGCCCAAACAATTCCTGAGGTGACCAAGGAGGTGCGCCTTATTGCCGCCTTAATGGAGAACGACACGAATGGTGACCAACTGCTGGAGGCCGCCCGCAACTTGTGCAGTGCCTTCAGTGATCTCCTCAAGGCAGCCGAACCCGAGAGCAAGGAGCCGCCACAGCATCTGATCAATGCAGCCAGTCGAGTGGGCGAAGCTACAACGCATGTACTCAGCACTATTGCCGAGGAAGAGGTTCCCGAGAACCGTGACCTCCACGACATGCTTCTGGCCTTGGCCAAGGCGGTGGCCAATACCACTGCTGCCCTTGTGCTGCGTGCTAAGAACATCGCCGCCAGCTGTGAGGATGAACAGGCCAGGAATCGTGTGATTGGAGCTGCCAGTCAGTGTGCCCTGGCTACCAGTCAATTGGTGGCTTGTGCCAAGGTGGTGGCACCAACGCTCCACAATGCTGCCTGTCGTGAACAACTGGAAGCGGCTGCCCAAAATGTGGCCAGAGCCGTTAACTCTTTGTGCGAAGTCTGCAATGAAGCCAGCAATGACCCCAAGCTAAAGGCCGATCTCCTAGCAGCTGCCCGTGATGTGTCAAAGAGCCTTACTGATATGTTGGAGCACGTGAAGCTGAGCTCCAGGGAGCATGCCAATCGCACCAGCACCGAACTAAGCCCCGTGGAGAATGTGATAATCGGCACTGATATCCTGGTATCTACCCACGATCCCCAGGAGATGGTGCGCCATGCGCGTACCCTTGGTCAAACCACTGCTCAGCTTATCCAGAGCATCAAGGGGGAGGCGGATCAGCAACAGGATGCAGACATGAAGCGTCATCTGTTATCTGCTGCCAAACAGCTGGCTGATGCCACTGCCAAGTTGGTAGAGGCCGCTCGTCTCTGCTCATCCAACCCACATGATTCGGATAACCAAAACGCATTGCGTAAGGCAGCGGAGGAACTTCGGGAGATCACCACTACTGCGGCTAACACGCCTGCGATGAAACGTGGACTTATCCAGCGACTGGAGTTCTGTTCGAAGCAAGCAGCCTCAGCAGCTACCCAGTGCATCTCGGCGGCCCAAAACGCTGTGCAGCACAGCCAAGACCATCAGACTAAGGAGACCCTTCTGCAGGATTGCAAGCGAGTGGCGGACACTATCCCCCGACTGGTCACCTCGTTGAAAACAACTCGTGCGCAACCCGACGATCCCAATGCCCAGCTAAATCTCATCGAGGCGGCGGAACAGTTCGTTGAACCTGCTTTGCAGGTGTCGAAGTCGTCGCGAGCTCTACAGCCCACTGTCACCGATATTCCATCTGCTACCCAACTATCCAAGGGTGCCTTGCACTTGGGACAATGTGTCTCGGAGCTACATTCGGTGGCACAGCGTGCTCGCGATGCCTGTGGTGGCCAGGAACTGGAGTCAGCCCTAGAGGAGGTGCGCAAACTGCACGACGTGTTGGACGATACACGTCAGGCTGCTATCGCTGGGCAGTTGCGCCCATTGCCAGGACAAACTGTGGAAAATACCGCCGATGAGCTAAGGAAATCGGCTAAGAACGTGGGAATCGCCTTGAGCCAACTGCTCTCCTCTGTGCTGCACAACCAGCGCAGCTACGCCGGAGCTGCAGGACGCGACACTGCCCTGGCACTGGGAGATTTCACCAGGAGTGTACATGGAGTGGCGGCCACAACTCAGAATCCCGCAATCATCGACTGTGCAGATGATGTGGTTACCAGCTCGGCGCGACTCATTGAGCAGGCCCAACGCACGTTGCAGGGAGCATCCAACCCGGAAGCTTTGACCCAAGCTGGACGAGAGGTTACCGGAGCACTTTCCGCCACCGTGGACTGCATTCCCGGACAGCGAGAAGTGGATGTGGCTTTGAGGAATGTCAGCGAATTGAGTGAGATCCTATCAATGAGCGAATTCCCACCATCAAGCCGTCCATATGCCACTCTGCAGTCGGAGCTTAAACAAGTGGCCGAGCAGTTAAGCAGCGCCGGCGGTGAGATTGTTGTGTCGTATTCTTCCCCAGCTTTGCTGGCCGAGAGTAGCCAAAACTTTGCGGCCAACTACCGGGATCTTTTGTCCGTCAGCATGGAAATGGCCGGTCAAACGCAGGAAGAGGAGGTGCGCTCCCACATGATAGACTCCCTGAGACACGTCTCCACTCAATCGTGCTCTCTCCTCTCGACGGCCAAGTCGATTGCCGCCGATCCCGGACAGCCTAATGCCAAGAATCTGCTGCATGCCGCTGCCCGAGGTGTTACCGAGAGTATCAATCAGTTGGTTGATGCCAGCATCCAGTCCGCACCCGGACAAAAGGAGTGCGACAATGCTATGCGCAACATTGAAGCCTTGCGACTGATGTTGGACTATCCTCATGAGCCTATCAACGAGTTGGGATACTTTGATTGCGTAGAACAGGCAACTGGAAAGTCGAGAAACCTTGGCTATGCCATTTCCGAGATGATCAACAATGCCAAGCAGTCGCAGCATGTGGAGTTCAGTCAATCGGTGAATAACGTTAACGACTCCATCCAGGGATTGATTGAGAGCTCATCGCAGGCCGCCTATTTGATTGGAGTTTCGCATCCCTCAAGTGTAGCAGGAAGACCAGGAATCATCGACCAAGCCCAGCTGACTTGGGCCTACCAGGGCATCCGTCAGCACTGCGACATTGTGAGCAGCCAGCAGTCTACCAAGCCGCAAATGATTTCTGCCCTCACGGTGATTGCCAAGCACACCAGTTACCTGTGCTCCATTTGCCGTCAGGCCTCGATGAACACATCGAACCCAGTGGCCAAGAACGAGTTTATTGTGCTGGCTAAGCAGGTGGCCACGGCTACTTCGGACTTGGTGCAGGCTATCAAGGCTATAGAGGAGCAGCCGTCCGGCGGCAGTCGAGAGCGTCTGGTGGATCCCTTATTGGAAGCTGTCAAGGCTGTGCGCCAGTATGCCTCGAGTTCAGAGTTCAGCTCAGTGCCGGCCAAGATATCTGCGGAGGGCAGAAAAGCCCAGGAGCCAGTCATTCAAGCGGGTCGCGGTGTAATCGATGGTGTTGTGGAAATGGTCAAGGCTGCCAAGTCACTGGCCCTAACTCCTGATAATCCGCCAGTGTGGCAACAGCTCTCGATGCACTCCACCCCGGTTTCGGAGTCGGTAAAACGATTGGTGGACAACATTCGCGACAAGGCACCTGGACAGGCACAGTGCGAGCAGGTGCTCCACACCCTGGGCACATGCACCCGGGAATTGGACAGTTGTGCCCTTGCCGTTAATGCACAGGGTCTCAGTCAGCGCCGCGATAACAACTTGCACGGATTCAGTGGACAGACCATGAACTCTGCTTCCGAGCTTATTGATAAACTGGAACCAATTCGTGTGGCCGGCAAGAACAATGCTGAACAACTTGGTCATGCTGTGGGCGAAATCTCACGTTATGTGGTGCCGATGGTTAATGGAGCAATTGGAGCCTGCACCCACATTGTGCACAGCCAACAGCAAATGTCGCTAATTCAGCAGACCCGTTCGGTGGTAGAAAGTGCCATTACTCTGGTCCAATCGGCCAAGGATTCGGCTGGCAATCCCCGTGCCACTCATGCCCATCCACGACTGGATGACGCTATCGATGGCACAAGGGAGGCCATTCAGGAGCTGCAGCAAACCGTGGAGAAGATCAACGCAGAAACGGGCATCGTGACTGGACTGATGGAGCAGGTGAACCGTTCCATCACCCGATTGACCGATAAGCGGCAGTCCCTGCTGAACGCCTCGTACTCGGATACCTTTGTTGATTACCAGACGCGAATGGTGGCGCGAGCCAAGGAAATCGCAAGCCTGGCCAACGAGATGAACGCCAAGAGCAGCGTGGAACCATCGGCTCTACCTCAACTCGCCGTGGACATGACACAAAACTATCAACAGTTGACTCAGGACTCCGTTGGAGCCAGTACCACCACTTCCTCGCCGGATGTGGCAATGCGTATTCGCACCACGGTCGTTGATTTGGGCCGATCAGTGAGCTCCATGATTCAGTCGTCGGCAGGCGGAGCACGACCTAACGATGTGGGCGCCCAGAAAGAAATTGCCCGCAGCGCTCGGGAGGTGTCCGAAAAGGTGGCCCAGGTGCTGGCGGCCTTGCAGGCGGGATCGCGTGGAACTCAGGCGTGCATTAATGCTGCCCACACGGTATCTGGCATCATTGGAGATTTGGATACAACTATTATGTTCGCTACCGCAGGAACTTTGCATTCGGATGGAGATGGAAGCTTTGCCGATCACCGCGAGCACATACTGCAAACGGCAAAGGCTTTGGTGGAGGACACCAAGGTTCTGGTGACTGGAGCGGCTGGAACTCAGGATCAGCTAGCCAACGCCGCTCAGAATGCTGTCTCAACCATAA CTCAACTGGCGGAGGCAGTGAAGCGAGGAGCCTGCTCGCTGGGATCTGCCCAACCCGATTCCCAGGTCATGGTCATCAACGCCGTAAAGGATGTGGCCTCGGCACTTGGCGATTTAATTAACTGCACTAAGTTGGCCTCTGGCAAGTCCATCAACGATCCCTCCATGCAGGATCTTAAGGAGAGCGCCAGG GTAATGGTGCTTAATGTGTCCTCACTGCTGAAGACTGTGAAGGCTGTCGAGGATGAGCACACCCGCGGTACTCGTGCCATGGAGGCCACCGTGGAAGCCATCTCACAGGAGATTCGG GCCATGCACACTCCCCCACCAGTTGGCAACACCCAGGTGGGACCCGAGGATCTGATCCGAGTGACCATGAATGTGACGGCTGCCACTGCCAAGGCTGTTGCTGCCGGAACCTCAAATTTGCAAACTGATATTGTATCTGCAGCCAATCTGGGACGCCGTGCCATTTCTGAAATGCTTATCGTCTGCCGCTCCGTGGCCTGGAACTGTGCCGAAACGGAGGAGCTGAGAACACGCACTCTGGAGGCGGGAACTGCTGTCGGAGAATCGTACCGCGATCTGCTCAGTGGTATCCTGCACAATTGCAGTGCCGACGATCGCATGCACTTGTCGCGTCGCGTTGCCAAGTGCGTCACTGATCTGGTGGCCATGGCCAGGCTGCTCAAGGGCTCCGATTGGATTGATCCCGAGGATCCCACCGTCATTGCGGAGAACGAGCTGTTGGGCGCTGCTGCCTCCATCGATGCTGCCGCCAAGAAATTGGCTTCACTGCGTCCTCGTCGTCAGGCCGATGTCAAG ATTGAACTCGACGAAAACATGAAGTTTGACGAAATGATCTTGGAGGCCGCCAAGGGCATTATGGGAGCATCTGCTGCCTTGGTGCGTGCTGCAAACGCTGCTCAGCGTGAGCTCATCGACACGGGCAAGGTGGCTCGACGTCCGCTAACGAGCTCCGACGATGGCCAGTGGTCGGAGGGCCTCATTTCGGCCGCACGACTTGTGGCCGCCGCTACTCACAGCCTGGTGGAGGCAGCCCAGAACCTGGTGCGCGGCGTGGGCACCGAGGTGATGCTGATTTCTACAGCCAAGCAGGTTGCCGCTTCCACGGCCCAGCTGCTGATTGCCTGCAAGGTGAAGTCGAATCCGAACTCTGAGGCTGGTCGCCGTCTCCAGGCCGCTGGCAATGCAGTGATCAAATCCACAGACAACCTGGTGCACTCTGCCCAACAGGGCCTGGAAGTGGAGGAGGAGCGCTCGCTTACGATAAACACATCGATGGTCAACGGCATGACGCAGGAAATCAACGCTCGTTCCGCCGTGCTGCGCAAGGAAAAGGAACTGGAGGAGGCCCGACAGCTTCTGAAGAATGTACGCCACGCGCAGCGCTACGCGAAGAACGCTCAGGGATTCACCACAGACGAAAGTGACACCGAGTACGCCTATAGAAGCCAGAACAAT ACTTTGGGTCGCAGCGGTTACTACGGTTCCAGCGAGATGCCCAGTTCGCCAAGCTACTTGTCCggtggccagcagcagaagcatcACTACAACTATGCCAGTCCGCAGCCACAGCACTTCCATCACCCAGGAGCGGTGTCTCCACCGCCGTCCAACTACCCACCGATGGACGATCCCAATGGAGACTtcccaccaccaccgccaccactCTCTACGACCATTTCTAACATGCAAACCGCCACATCGGGTCACAGTTTCCGCCCTAATCCCAAGCTAACAGCCAATGCCGTGCCCAGGCCCTATCCAGGCAGTCCTGGCGGCAACAATGGCCTAAACTCTGCACCCACCACCTCAGGCACACCCACTAACACAAACTACCAGCAAAGTTATGAGTCGTCCAGCATTAAAACGCTAAACTCATCTCCACCGGCGGTGCCAAAGAAGCCCACTGCAAACCGGAATCTGGCGGCGTGTGTGCAGGATCTGCATGACAAGACGTTCGGTCAGGGCGGCGTAGTACAGCTTACGGGAGGAAATGGCTATCCAGGACAAAACTACGAGGGTTACACGTCCAG ATATGAGACGCGTAACTTCGACAAGTCAGCCAACAataccaccagcagcagcagtgaaCTTGGAGCGGTCAAGCCATTGGAATCAAGTTTCTCGCAGATGACCCTTAACACCGATGGCGGCAAGATCAGCATTGTTGACCAGGGCTCGGAGCGACTCACCTCGATGACCCAGCGAGTGATGGAGCGCAAGTCCTTCACCACAACAACGGAATCGCGATCGGAGACCAAGACGGAAAAGCATAGTTTTCGATTGGATTGA